Proteins encoded together in one uncultured Sphaerochaeta sp. window:
- a CDS encoding DNA-deoxyinosine glycosylase, producing the protein MLHGFPPIESPQSTVLILGTGPSVMSALKQQYYGHERNAFWPIMRDLLGGDIDLYEQKWDLLLSHDIALWDVLSAFQRKGSADSAYTEVIPNDFKQFFQEHPAIERVLFNGKKAQEFYNSLVGIFPESCCFLSMPSTSPAYTLSYEEKRERWAAGLKILPAS; encoded by the coding sequence ATGTTGCACGGATTTCCCCCGATCGAAAGCCCTCAAAGTACCGTGCTCATCCTGGGTACTGGTCCCAGTGTCATGTCTGCCTTGAAACAACAGTACTATGGCCATGAAAGAAATGCGTTCTGGCCGATCATGCGAGATCTGCTTGGGGGAGATATTGACCTGTACGAGCAGAAGTGGGATTTGTTGCTCTCGCATGATATTGCCCTATGGGATGTGCTTTCAGCCTTCCAGCGGAAAGGATCTGCCGATTCTGCCTATACAGAGGTGATCCCCAATGATTTCAAACAATTTTTCCAGGAACATCCTGCAATCGAGAGGGTACTGTTCAATGGGAAAAAGGCACAGGAGTTTTATAACAGTCTTGTCGGGATTTTCCCTGAATCCTGTTGTTTTCTCAGCATGCCGTCCACCAGTCCCGCATACACGCTCAGCTACGAGGAAAAACGTGAGCGATGGGCTGCAGGGTTAAAGATACTACCTGCTTCTTGA
- a CDS encoding DMT family transporter → MDSNLLLGQLLALVTAACWAQNSIIYRHLGKQVGSDAVAHIRMWLALPAIILLTYLMEGMWFPLHLSPQTYFFILASGAIGYFVTDKLLFQAYILLGSRESMVIMTLSPVVTAIFGFFLFAERLNGIQVLGILTTILGVLLMVLLDRKPVLAQQEQKDRSTGLLFAILASVLQSVSFLMAKFAMDETGPVATNLLRNIGGLSIFIIYNFFFKKNGKRHLALLKKPRLFFILLFAALAGPVLGMTTQMKAFTLAPVGIVTTITQITPILLLPFDRFILHKKLSLPSLGGTFLSIAGVAVLFLAA, encoded by the coding sequence ATGGATAGCAATCTTCTACTCGGGCAGTTGCTTGCCCTCGTCACTGCTGCTTGTTGGGCTCAGAATTCCATCATTTATCGCCATCTGGGAAAGCAGGTCGGTTCTGATGCAGTAGCGCATATCCGCATGTGGCTTGCCCTCCCCGCCATCATCCTCCTGACCTATCTTATGGAAGGGATGTGGTTCCCCCTCCACCTCTCTCCACAGACCTATTTTTTCATCCTTGCCAGCGGAGCAATAGGTTACTTCGTTACTGATAAGTTGCTTTTCCAAGCCTATATACTGCTGGGCAGCAGGGAATCGATGGTAATCATGACGCTCTCTCCGGTGGTTACCGCCATCTTTGGTTTTTTTCTGTTCGCTGAACGTTTGAACGGTATCCAGGTTCTGGGCATCCTTACCACCATACTGGGAGTATTGCTGATGGTCCTACTCGACCGAAAGCCAGTACTTGCCCAGCAGGAACAGAAGGACCGCTCCACTGGCCTGCTCTTCGCCATTCTTGCCTCAGTCTTGCAATCAGTCTCCTTTCTCATGGCTAAATTCGCAATGGACGAGACTGGTCCTGTTGCAACAAACCTTCTACGCAACATCGGGGGACTCTCCATCTTCATCATCTACAATTTCTTTTTCAAGAAAAATGGAAAACGTCACCTGGCACTCCTGAAAAAACCTCGTCTCTTCTTTATCCTGCTTTTTGCCGCACTCGCTGGGCCTGTCTTGGGTATGACAACACAGATGAAGGCATTCACCTTGGCGCCGGTAGGAATTGTTACCACGATTACCCAGATAACCCCTATACTCCTTCTCCCCTTTGACCGCTTTATCCTTCATAAGAAGCTTTCTTTGCCCAGCCTTGGGGGCACATTCCTCTCCATCGCAGGGGTTGCAGTATTGTTTCTTGCTGCTTGA
- a CDS encoding ABC-F family ATP-binding cassette domain-containing protein, whose product MNVLSLESVSKTLKDEPLFQDVSFGLEEGDHVALIGRNGEGKSTFLKILAGQVVPDSGTIAMKNGTDLVMLEQGVQFREKETVSSYLLQGSGIRIATWNAYQHALSHPEDEANLIRQSELMESHDGWNLQSDYTSLLGELGLYDLLDSPMSTLSGGMQKKVAIARALASRPTMLLLDEPTNHLDIETIEWMESYLKGSPATIILVTHDRYFLDTVCRTILELDGGQMYLHPGSFADYLARREQRIERLQKEQDRLSTILRRELAWLRRGPKARTGKDSGRKDRIEAMLANQAVVGDQAQKSFQSASRRLGKKILEAKHLSKAFGKDTVITDFSFSFTKGKKIGVVGPNGSGKTTLLDLLCAHLPSDSGSLDIGVNTMFAYYDQTGRNLESGKTILEYVEEIATQVVLGPSEVVSAAKFLELFGFPASMHRSTIATLSGGEKRRLYLVSRLLSNPNFLMLDEPTNDLDLPTMENLEQYIQDFEGCVLIVSHDRAFLDLTCDELFVLEEGGTVRYEAQRYSQWRERAQSIPSKQKEEPEAPVQKAPRRSEQKGLSYREKQEFEALEEKMSILSERIDTLEASFSHAETTEDGTLAERTETYHDLRVELDMAEQRWLELAEKL is encoded by the coding sequence ATGAATGTACTCTCATTGGAATCGGTCTCAAAGACCCTCAAAGACGAACCACTGTTTCAAGATGTCAGTTTTGGATTGGAAGAGGGAGACCATGTTGCCCTGATCGGTCGAAACGGAGAAGGAAAATCCACCTTTCTCAAGATACTCGCAGGACAGGTTGTCCCAGATAGCGGAACCATCGCTATGAAAAACGGCACTGACCTGGTTATGTTGGAACAGGGAGTACAATTCAGGGAGAAGGAAACAGTTTCTTCCTATCTCCTGCAAGGAAGCGGGATAAGGATCGCCACCTGGAATGCATATCAGCATGCCCTTTCCCATCCAGAGGATGAAGCCAACCTGATCAGGCAGAGTGAATTAATGGAAAGCCATGATGGGTGGAACCTCCAGAGTGATTATACCTCCCTACTTGGTGAGCTTGGGCTCTACGATCTCTTGGATTCACCGATGTCTACGCTCTCTGGTGGCATGCAGAAAAAGGTGGCTATCGCAAGGGCGCTCGCTTCCCGCCCTACCATGTTGCTTCTCGATGAGCCGACCAACCACCTCGACATAGAAACCATTGAATGGATGGAGTCCTACCTGAAAGGTAGTCCTGCCACCATCATACTGGTAACTCATGACCGGTACTTTCTCGATACTGTCTGCAGAACAATTCTTGAGTTGGACGGGGGACAGATGTATCTCCACCCTGGTTCCTTTGCCGATTACCTCGCTCGGCGAGAACAGCGCATCGAGCGATTGCAGAAAGAACAGGATAGACTGAGTACCATCCTCAGGAGGGAGCTAGCCTGGCTTAGACGTGGCCCAAAAGCCCGAACAGGAAAGGATAGCGGCAGGAAGGACCGCATTGAGGCAATGCTTGCAAACCAAGCGGTCGTTGGCGACCAGGCACAAAAATCCTTTCAGTCAGCAAGCAGAAGATTGGGAAAGAAGATTCTTGAAGCCAAACATCTCAGCAAGGCTTTTGGAAAAGATACCGTCATCACTGATTTCTCATTTTCCTTTACCAAAGGAAAGAAGATCGGTGTGGTGGGTCCGAATGGTAGCGGCAAAACCACTCTACTGGATTTGCTTTGCGCTCACCTCCCCAGCGACAGTGGTTCACTTGATATTGGGGTAAATACCATGTTCGCTTACTACGACCAGACAGGCAGAAATCTTGAAAGTGGAAAAACCATTCTGGAGTATGTGGAAGAGATTGCCACCCAGGTGGTGCTTGGTCCCTCAGAGGTTGTAAGTGCTGCTAAGTTCCTGGAACTCTTTGGATTCCCCGCATCCATGCACAGAAGCACGATCGCGACCTTATCCGGAGGAGAAAAGAGAAGACTCTACCTGGTCTCCCGCCTTCTTTCCAATCCAAACTTCCTGATGCTCGATGAGCCGACCAACGATCTTGACCTCCCCACCATGGAGAACCTTGAACAGTACATTCAGGATTTTGAGGGATGTGTACTCATCGTCTCCCATGACCGAGCATTCCTGGACCTTACCTGTGACGAACTCTTTGTGCTCGAGGAAGGAGGCACAGTTCGCTATGAGGCTCAGCGTTACAGTCAATGGAGAGAGCGAGCACAAAGCATTCCATCAAAACAGAAAGAGGAGCCGGAGGCACCGGTGCAGAAGGCGCCAAGGAGGTCAGAGCAGAAAGGACTCTCCTACCGCGAGAAGCAGGAGTTTGAGGCTCTTGAGGAGAAAATGAGTATACTCTCTGAGCGTATTGATACCTTGGAAGCAAGCTTCTCACATGCTGAGACCACAGAGGACGGAACCCTTGCAGAGAGAACCGAAACATATCATGACCTACGAGTGGAACTCGACATGGCAGAACAAAGGTGGTTGGAACTTGCGGAAAAACTCTAG
- a CDS encoding bifunctional diguanylate cyclase/phosphodiesterase, whose protein sequence is MHYFEATLLSIVLMLAILVDVLRFPLIKKDRGSRFFAELTIAYSIYLVITIFICLGREGIVLYPIPINRILWTLHYLSFPLLLGMWMHFNALNVIDNEKLVNLLSLIHAIPLAVLTMIVILDIPRQQFYPFNIAYEHMLPSAGTTYMIILSFFFCLAMLLPTLGHRKELPGSFLFISMLLPVAFTTSFIAFYVTHTHVMFTMVNSFMMVLYYLIGQRDSVRTDPLTGLPSYALLKRKMIRIFRFRSPYAVVLLDIENFRYFNSRYGQFIGDQMLINLADYLRTLANANEVFRISNDQFCLCFPATKEETALSITNQIEDRLNQPWILNERSVHIQVNMAIISIPQQAETLEEFKQAVNQLLLEIKTVRSKSLIVYTRESMIDHERKLNIISALRESIKFPDQVVVHYQPIYDAKTEQLVSAEALMRIKDRHLGFLQPDAFISLAEQTGLIVQLTQIVLAKVCRFIKQFPEDDTPFSHLAMNLSGEDFESKTLGKILLNIIEKEGVNPKQIGFEITESVVLQSYDTVSDVMIELSLKKITFALDDFGTGYSNLRALIDLPYDYVKFDKSVIHAAENNPSMLSLLTEMLHKMGKCVIAEGVETKEQLALIRSVGIERVQGYYFSKPLEEEIFHNLVVKARKD, encoded by the coding sequence ATGCATTATTTTGAAGCCACCTTGCTTTCCATTGTTCTCATGCTGGCTATTCTAGTAGATGTCCTAAGATTTCCCTTGATAAAGAAGGACAGAGGGAGCCGCTTTTTTGCAGAATTGACGATAGCCTACTCAATATATCTTGTTATTACTATATTCATCTGTCTCGGGAGAGAGGGTATCGTACTATATCCAATACCCATTAACAGAATCTTATGGACATTGCATTATCTTTCTTTCCCTTTGTTGTTGGGGATGTGGATGCATTTCAATGCTCTCAATGTCATTGACAATGAGAAGCTTGTGAACCTTCTCTCGCTGATTCATGCTATTCCGCTTGCAGTACTGACAATGATTGTCATTCTTGATATACCAAGACAGCAATTTTACCCGTTTAATATTGCCTATGAACACATGTTGCCCTCAGCGGGAACCACATATATGATTATTCTTTCCTTTTTCTTTTGTTTGGCTATGCTTCTACCTACATTAGGGCATCGAAAAGAATTACCAGGATCATTTTTATTCATTTCCATGCTCTTGCCAGTGGCCTTTACAACATCGTTCATTGCCTTCTATGTTACACACACCCATGTCATGTTTACCATGGTAAATTCCTTTATGATGGTTCTCTATTACCTAATTGGGCAAAGAGATTCAGTACGGACCGACCCCTTAACAGGATTACCATCCTATGCACTTCTCAAACGAAAAATGATCCGTATATTCCGTTTTCGTTCTCCATATGCGGTAGTCCTTCTTGACATCGAAAACTTCAGATATTTCAACTCTAGGTATGGCCAATTCATTGGAGATCAGATGCTTATTAATCTGGCAGACTATCTGCGAACTCTTGCAAATGCAAATGAGGTATTTAGAATTTCCAATGACCAATTCTGTCTCTGCTTTCCTGCCACTAAAGAAGAAACTGCCCTATCGATTACCAATCAAATAGAAGATAGATTGAATCAACCCTGGATACTTAACGAGAGATCGGTGCATATCCAAGTAAATATGGCGATAATCAGTATCCCTCAACAAGCGGAAACTTTGGAAGAGTTCAAACAAGCAGTCAACCAATTACTGCTCGAAATCAAAACAGTTCGCAGCAAGTCTCTCATTGTTTATACCCGTGAAAGCATGATCGATCATGAGCGTAAATTAAATATTATCTCCGCCTTACGTGAATCTATAAAATTTCCAGATCAGGTCGTAGTGCACTATCAACCAATCTATGACGCAAAAACAGAACAACTCGTTTCGGCAGAAGCATTGATGAGAATAAAGGATCGCCACCTGGGATTTTTACAACCCGATGCGTTTATTTCGCTTGCAGAACAGACTGGACTGATCGTTCAACTCACTCAGATTGTACTCGCTAAAGTTTGTAGATTCATCAAACAATTTCCTGAAGACGATACACCATTCAGCCATTTAGCCATGAATCTTTCCGGAGAAGATTTTGAATCGAAAACCCTAGGGAAAATACTTTTGAATATTATTGAAAAAGAAGGGGTCAATCCAAAGCAAATAGGGTTTGAGATTACCGAATCAGTGGTCCTTCAATCATATGATACTGTTTCAGATGTTATGATTGAATTATCATTGAAGAAGATTACTTTTGCTCTGGATGATTTTGGAACAGGGTATTCAAATCTCCGTGCGTTGATTGATCTTCCTTATGATTATGTAAAATTTGATAAAAGCGTTATTCATGCCGCCGAGAATAATCCTTCCATGTTATCCTTATTGACTGAGATGCTCCATAAGATGGGTAAGTGTGTGATTGCAGAAGGTGTTGAAACAAAGGAACAATTAGCCTTGATCAGAAGTGTCGGTATTGAGAGGGTACAAGGATATTATTTCTCAAAACCATTAGAAGAAGAAATTTTTCATAATCTGGTTGTAAAAGCACGAAAGGATTAA
- the thiE gene encoding thiamine phosphate synthase — MCKVNYALYMVTDRTLMRTKTLEACVEQALDGGVTMVQLREKHLDTEAFIMLGKRIKQLCDAYDVPLVINDRLEVAVGVDAIGVHIGQHDLTVSETRAKLGPNRLLGVSVTTVAQAERAQADGADYLGVGAMFVTQTKQDASYVSLQTLEAIRKAVNLPIVTIGGMNKETFPLCAPYGIQGFAVVSALVNQPDVFLAAKELRQCSEAYVHPIPPAINVT; from the coding sequence ATGTGTAAGGTAAACTATGCCTTGTATATGGTTACAGATCGAACACTCATGAGAACGAAGACCTTGGAAGCGTGTGTTGAACAAGCGCTTGATGGTGGTGTCACGATGGTGCAATTACGGGAAAAACATCTAGATACCGAAGCTTTCATCATGTTGGGAAAACGAATCAAGCAGCTCTGCGATGCATACGATGTCCCGCTGGTGATCAATGACCGGCTTGAAGTTGCTGTAGGGGTGGATGCAATTGGGGTACATATAGGCCAACATGATCTGACGGTTTCTGAGACACGTGCAAAACTGGGACCAAACCGCTTGTTGGGGGTTTCGGTGACCACTGTGGCCCAGGCTGAAAGAGCCCAGGCAGATGGAGCGGACTATTTGGGGGTTGGGGCCATGTTTGTAACCCAGACCAAACAAGATGCTTCATATGTTTCTCTACAAACATTGGAGGCAATACGAAAAGCAGTGAACCTGCCGATTGTGACCATCGGAGGTATGAACAAGGAGACTTTTCCGTTGTGTGCCCCATATGGTATACAAGGGTTTGCTGTGGTTTCAGCCCTCGTCAACCAACCTGACGTCTTCCTTGCTGCCAAGGAACTGAGACAATGCTCAGAAGCGTATGTTCATCCTATTCCTCCCGCAATAAATGTGACCTGA
- the cytX gene encoding putative hydroxymethylpyrimidine transporter CytX produces the protein MSDDSLTRGFSSRSLFLIWAGAAISVAEMLSGSVLAPLGMSSGLVAILLGHVIGGVLLYLAAAMSSSLRASAMESTRYSFGIYGSYVFSGFNILQLVGWTSIMMLQGSRILDQITISLYGYSNPNLWMIGIALCISIWLLFISHQHAQLNGLVVVLLLLLSLVMGYRLIRDLSINTLEGVWPTVTFWQGVEVNIAMCLSWLPLIGDYTQHARQTRRGPFWSAVGYSVVGSCMFALGLGLSLATGSSDIALMLTLSGIGMASLFIVFFSTVTTTYLDVYSASDSFMNIWPLNHGKVLSLFFTFISLIIALLLPMDSIEPFLYLIGAIFSPLYSLLFVDYFILHRPTAQSTRWNLTNMTLWSLGVVLYFLMQEFLIDVSNSLLIFLVVGGISVLIKRRQKHV, from the coding sequence ATGTCAGATGATTCTCTTACCAGAGGGTTTTCGAGCCGTTCATTGTTCCTCATTTGGGCAGGGGCAGCAATTTCGGTTGCCGAAATGCTTTCGGGAAGTGTTCTAGCTCCCCTCGGCATGTCATCCGGACTGGTGGCAATCCTCCTGGGGCACGTCATCGGGGGTGTCCTGTTATACCTTGCGGCAGCCATGAGCAGCTCCTTGCGAGCTTCTGCGATGGAATCGACCCGTTACTCATTTGGAATCTACGGATCATATGTTTTCTCAGGTTTCAATATCCTTCAGTTGGTCGGATGGACATCCATCATGATGTTGCAGGGTTCCCGCATCCTTGACCAGATAACCATATCACTGTATGGATACAGCAATCCCAACCTCTGGATGATCGGGATTGCCCTGTGCATTTCCATCTGGTTGTTGTTCATATCCCACCAACATGCACAACTCAATGGTCTGGTGGTGGTTTTATTGCTGCTGTTGAGCCTTGTGATGGGATATCGGCTCATACGTGATCTTTCCATCAATACATTAGAAGGAGTATGGCCGACGGTTACCTTTTGGCAGGGAGTAGAGGTGAATATCGCAATGTGCCTCTCTTGGCTACCCTTGATAGGAGATTACACCCAACATGCCAGGCAGACGAGAAGGGGGCCGTTTTGGAGCGCCGTTGGATATTCGGTTGTAGGAAGCTGTATGTTTGCATTGGGGTTGGGGTTATCCCTTGCTACCGGGAGTTCTGATATTGCATTGATGTTGACCCTCTCCGGAATTGGGATGGCTTCACTTTTTATTGTATTTTTCTCGACGGTAACCACTACCTACCTGGATGTATATTCAGCGAGTGATAGTTTCATGAATATCTGGCCGTTGAATCACGGAAAGGTGCTTTCCTTGTTCTTTACGTTCATCAGCCTGATCATCGCCCTCCTGTTACCGATGGATTCCATTGAACCGTTTCTATATCTCATTGGAGCCATCTTCTCTCCCCTGTATTCACTGTTGTTCGTCGATTACTTCATCCTCCACAGACCTACTGCACAGTCAACCCGCTGGAATCTGACAAACATGACACTCTGGAGCCTTGGTGTGGTGCTGTACTTCCTGATGCAGGAGTTTCTCATTGATGTAAGTAATTCCCTGCTTATATTCCTTGTGGTCGGAGGAATCAGTGTCCTCATTAAAAGGAGGCAAAAGCATGTGTAA
- the thiM gene encoding hydroxyethylthiazole kinase, whose translation MDTKQMYSNSTEILLAIRERKPIIHQITNYVTVQDCANVVLAMGGSPIMADAEQELEDIVCLSNALVINIGTLNDRTRSSMFLAARIARDHGIPIILDPVGAGASSYRTNTIQSLISDLVPTVIRGNLSEIRSVAQMNSHTLGVDSAGCDGSGQVEQTKKIAWNLSRKLGCIIAITGKIDIVSDGISIAIIENGHPDLTQITGTGCMSTAMVGTCCAVSNDYFSATVTALLGMGIAGELASVHAGLGNFHTALFDHFSKLDGALLKQRGNLYVR comes from the coding sequence ATGGATACAAAACAGATGTACTCAAACAGTACAGAGATACTGCTGGCAATACGTGAGAGGAAGCCAATCATTCATCAGATTACCAATTACGTCACGGTACAGGATTGTGCCAACGTAGTCCTTGCTATGGGAGGTTCTCCCATTATGGCGGATGCTGAACAGGAGCTGGAAGATATTGTTTGCTTGAGCAATGCTTTGGTCATAAATATCGGGACCCTTAATGATCGAACACGTTCCTCGATGTTCCTAGCTGCTCGAATTGCACGAGACCATGGTATCCCCATCATTCTCGATCCGGTAGGAGCGGGAGCTTCCTCCTATAGGACAAATACCATACAAAGCTTGATCTCCGACCTTGTTCCCACTGTGATACGGGGAAATCTTTCAGAGATTAGAAGTGTTGCCCAGATGAATAGTCATACCTTGGGGGTTGATTCTGCTGGCTGCGACGGTTCCGGACAGGTTGAACAAACCAAGAAAATTGCTTGGAATCTTTCCCGGAAACTTGGATGTATTATTGCCATCACCGGAAAGATTGACATCGTATCGGATGGCATATCCATAGCAATTATTGAAAATGGACATCCTGATCTGACCCAGATTACAGGAACTGGATGTATGAGTACTGCGATGGTCGGTACCTGCTGCGCAGTATCAAATGACTATTTCTCGGCTACCGTTACGGCCCTTCTCGGTATGGGTATTGCCGGAGAACTGGCAAGTGTGCACGCCGGTCTGGGAAATTTCCATACCGCTCTATTTGACCATTTCAGCAAACTTGATGGTGCTCTACTGAAGCAAAGGGGGAACCTCTATGTCAGATGA
- the thiD gene encoding bifunctional hydroxymethylpyrimidine kinase/phosphomethylpyrimidine kinase, with product MKHVLTIAGSDCSGGAGIQADLKTFAAHGVYGMSVIVSVVAENTQRVIGAQNVSSTLIAGQLQAVFEDIRVDAVKIGMLPSQLVMKTVAKELKERKPRHIVLDPVMIAKNGFPLMDSRLAQTLADLVLPYADVVTPNIPEAEVLTDMHITSTEDMQEAAIKIHRFGPSYVLIKGGHRCDDAADLLYDGNRMLWFSAKRIDTKNTHGTGCTFSSAIAANLALGKPIEKAVEGAKAYVTMAIEHALSLGKGCGPTHHLYDLYNNGLTR from the coding sequence GACCATCGCGGGCTCGGATTGCAGCGGCGGTGCCGGCATTCAAGCAGACCTGAAGACATTTGCAGCTCATGGTGTATACGGAATGAGCGTCATTGTCTCTGTAGTCGCAGAGAACACCCAACGGGTGATAGGAGCACAAAACGTTTCTTCAACATTGATAGCTGGGCAGCTACAGGCAGTTTTTGAGGACATCCGTGTAGATGCAGTGAAAATAGGAATGCTTCCATCCCAGTTGGTCATGAAAACAGTCGCCAAGGAACTGAAGGAGCGGAAACCCAGACACATCGTTCTGGATCCTGTAATGATAGCAAAAAATGGATTTCCCCTCATGGATTCCAGATTGGCTCAGACGTTGGCTGATCTGGTTTTGCCGTATGCGGACGTGGTAACCCCCAATATTCCGGAAGCAGAAGTACTCACCGATATGCACATCACTTCAACTGAAGACATGCAAGAAGCAGCAATTAAGATACATAGGTTTGGTCCATCCTATGTGCTGATCAAAGGTGGTCACCGCTGTGATGATGCAGCTGATCTGCTGTATGACGGAAATAGGATGTTGTGGTTCAGTGCAAAACGAATAGATACCAAGAATACACATGGAACAGGGTGTACTTTTTCATCGGCAATTGCCGCGAACCTTGCATTGGGTAAGCCTATCGAAAAAGCGGTGGAAGGAGCAAAAGCATATGTGACCATGGCCATTGAGCACGCGCTGTCTTTAGGGAAAGGGTGCGGTCCCACACATCATCTTTACGATCTCTACAACAATGGATTAACCCGATAA